The Physeter macrocephalus isolate SW-GA chromosome 13, ASM283717v5, whole genome shotgun sequence genome window below encodes:
- the LOC112062608 gene encoding LOW QUALITY PROTEIN: vitamin K-dependent protein Z (The sequence of the model RefSeq protein was modified relative to this genomic sequence to represent the inferred CDS: inserted 4 bases in 3 codons; deleted 2 bases in 1 codon), producing MEQLRSLCTPGPGLCCETAPRLLTGSAATLRSAPAPPSLGFLEESVGEAPPWGSPCPLRAGAGRRGARSHLDPGLLPGSRCRAREAPPAVEVKGVHVHTRFEADTGXNDVALLELARPVRCPDAGRPVCTAEADFAERVLLPRPGVLGGWTLRGPELEPARLPVTHVEPGECGRALNATVSTRTGCERGAAAXGGAAAREHGGAWFLSGLLXAPLLLIKVPRYALWLRRVTQQPSSASRRGDQGHRRREPVLGRQRPQPPPPGPLV from the exons ATGGAGCAGCTCAGATCCCTGTGCACCCCCGGGCCTGGGCTGTGCTGTGAAACTGCTCCACG TCTTTTGACCGGTTCAGCAGCCACACTGCGCTCCGCGCCCGCGCCCCCCTCACTGGGTTTCCTAGAGGAGAGTGTGGGAGAGGCCCCTCCGTGGGGTAGCCCCTGTCCCCTGCGCGCAGGAGCCGGGCGGCGGGGCGCACGGAGTCACCTTGACCCCGGCCTCCTTCCAGGTTCCCGCTGCCGGGCGCGCGAGGCCCCGCCGGCGGTGGAGGTGAAGGGCGTCCACGTGCACACGAGATTCGAGGCGGACACGG GCAATGACGTGGCCCTGCTGGAGCTGGCGCGGCCCGTGCGCTGCCCCGACGCCGGGCGGCCCGTCTGCACTGCCGAGGCCGACTTCGCC GAGCGCGTCCTCCTCCCGCGGCCGGGCGTGCTGGGCGGCTGGACCCTCCGCGGCCCCGAGCTGGAGCCCGCGCGGCTGCCGGTCACGCACGTGGAGCCCGGGGAGTGCGGCCGGGCCCTCAACGCCACGGTGAGCACGCGGACGGGCTGCGAGCGGGGCGCGGCGG GGGGCGGCGCGGCGGCCCGGGAGCACGGCGGCGCCTGGTTCCTCAGCGGCCTCCT GGCGCCGCTCCTGCTCATCAAGGTCCCCAGATACGCGCTCTGGCTCCGGCGAGTCACGCAGCAGCCGAGCTCCGCCAGCCGGAGAGGCGACCAGGGTCACAGACGACGGGAGCCGGTGCTGGGGCGACAGCgcccccagcccccccccccgGGACCCCTCGTCTGA